One genomic window of Cannabis sativa cultivar Pink pepper isolate KNU-18-1 chromosome 2, ASM2916894v1, whole genome shotgun sequence includes the following:
- the LOC115719419 gene encoding beta carbonic anhydrase 5, chloroplastic encodes MAFLSPISLSHDPPTSLIAPRTIDSTQIFGSKLKSGELQHTQLRLTANSRTTPGLTMSASREPPALTQEHRNNKLETVVETESGTDLFDNLKRRFLSFKKHKYMENLEHYEQLAKNQEPKFMVIACADSRVCPSAILGFQPGESFTIRNIANLVPPFEKGPSETNAALDFSVNTLKVENILVIGHSCCGGIRALMSMEGEGDSSNFIHNWVIHGKNAKLKTKAAASNLNFDQQCKHCEKESINRSLLNLLTYPWIEEKVREGVLSIHGGYYDFVDCTFEKWTMDYKETSLSEEDGKISVKDRLFWC; translated from the exons ATGGCGTTTCTTTCTCCTATTTCTCTCTCCCATGACCCACCTACTTCTCTCATTGCTCCTCGCACCATCGACTCAACCCAA ATCTTTGGTTCTAAGCTGAAATCAGGGGAATTGCAGCATACCCAGTTGAGATTAACGGCTAATTCCAG GACTACTCCAGGTCTAACTATGAGTGCTTCGAGGGAACCACCGGCATTGACTCAAGAACACAGAAACAACAAACTGGAGACAGTAGTGGAAACCGAAAGTGGAACTGATTTGTTTGACAATTTGAAACGTCGTTTTCTAAGCTTCAAGAAGCACAAATACAT GGAAAACTTAGAACACTACGAGCAACTTGCAAAGAATCAAGAACCGaag TTCATGGTGATTGCTTGTGCTGACTCTAGAGTTTGTCCCTCTGCAATACTGGGATTCCAACCTGGAGAATCATTTACAATACGCAATATTGCAAACCTGGTGCCCCCCTTTGAG AAGGGACCATCGGAAACAAATGCTGCATTAGACTTTTCGGTGAATACTCTAAAA GTTGAAAATATTCTAGTTATTGGCCACAGCTGCTGTGGTGGCATTCGTGCTCTTATGAGCATGGAAGGTGAAGGGGATTCAAG CAACTTCATTCATAACTGGGTTATTCATGGAAAGAACGCAAAACTGAAAACAAAGGCTGCTGCTTCAAATCTGAACTTTGACCAGCAATGCAAACACTGTGAGAAG GAATCGATTAATCGATCGTTGCTAAACCTGCTGACATACCCTTGGATAGAAGAGAAAGTTAGGGAAGGAGTTCTCTCGATTCACGGGGGTTACTACGACTTTGTTGACTGTACTTTTGAGAAATGGACAATGGATTACAAGGAAACAAGCTTAAGTGAAGAAGACGGCAAAATTTCGGTCAAAGATAGATTGTTTTGGTGCTGA